A genomic window from Ananas comosus cultivar F153 linkage group 22, ASM154086v1, whole genome shotgun sequence includes:
- the LOC109727214 gene encoding phosphoacetylglucosamine mutase isoform X2: MADEKQRSLRLLSASPFPLPHGLRFSYGTAGFRSDGAILSSTVFRAGIVAALRALKRGSAIGVMITASHNPVADNGVKIADPDGGMMTQTWEPFADALANAPDPQTLLQLVLEFAKDENIPLGGAQSAEILLGRDTRPSGEFLLEAAKQGITAIIGAATIDMGIVTTPQLHWMVRSRNNGLKASESDYFAQLADSFRCLMDLVPNEVEKKGVDTKLIVDGANGVGGAKLEVLKEMLMGVEIHTRNSGKDGEGILNEKCGADYVQKEKVVPCGFGSDDVGVRCTSLDGDADRLVYFHVLSASNDRIDLVDGDKILSLFAIFIKEQLKILNDEKDDGLKKELPARLGIVQTAYANGASTDYLKQMGLEVVSTPTGVKYLHKKASEYDVGIYFEANRHGTILFSENFISLLESRNNELASTSSGSEHHKAAQRLLAVSQLINQAVGDALSGLLLVEAILQSMGWSFKKWSELYHDLPSRQLKVKVADRSAIITANAETQVVKPSGLQEAIDMETAKYTRGRCFVRPSGTEDVVRVYAEGTTQEAADSLAKSVAEHVTRLLGYSQKTWEKSLSLPLPSARKRKTGPRSPLNLTWPNLT, from the exons ATGGCCGACGAGAAGCAGCGCTCTCTCCGCCTCCTCTCCGCCTCCCCTTTCCCTCTCCCCCAcg GGTTGCGATTCTCGTATGGGACCGCGGGGTTCCGATCGGATGGAGCGATCCTATCGTCGACGGTGTTCCGAGCTGGGATCGTGGCGGCGCTGAGGGCGCTGAAGAGGGGATCGGCGATCGGGGTGATGATCACTGCCTCCCACAACCCCGTCGCCGACAACGGCGTCAAGATCGCCGACCCCGACGGCGGCATGATGACCCAGACCTGGGAGCCCTTCGCCGACGCCCTCGCCAACGCCCCCGACCCTCAAACCCTCCTCCAG TTGGTTCTTGAGTTCGCAAAGGATGAGAACATCCCACTGGGGGGAGCACAGTCTGCGGAGATATTATTGGGAAGAGACACGAGACCATCTGGAGAATTTCTCCTCGAAGCAGCAAAACAA GGAATCACTGCCATAATTGGTGCTGCCACAATTGATATGGGAATTGTGACGACCCCGCAACTTCATTGGATGGTTAGGAGCAGGAATAATGGCTTGAAGGCATCTGAATCTGATTATTTTGCACAACTTGCAGATTCCTTTAG GTGCTTGATGGATCTTGTCCCAAATGAAGTAGAGAAAAAAGGGGTTGATACGAAACTTATTGTAGATGGAGCAAATGGCGTCGGTGGTGCAAAGCTTGAGGTTCTGAAGGAAATGCTCATGGGAGTAGAGATTCACACGAGAAATTCAGGCAAGGACGGAGAAGGAATACTAAATGAGAAGTGCGGTGCTGATTATGTGCAGAAGGAGAAAGTTGTTCCATGTGGGTTTGGTTCTGACGATGTAGGAGTAAG GTGCACGAGTTTGGACGGTGATGCTGATAGACTTGTGTATTTCCATGTCTTATCAGCAAGTAACGATAGGATTGATCTTGTTGATGGAGACAAGATATTATCCCTCTTCGCAATATTTATCAAAGAGCAACTAAAGATTCTTAATGATGAGAAGGATGATGGACTTAAGAAAGAATTGCCTGCAAGGCTTGGCATTGTTCAGACAGCGTATGCAAATGGAGCATCAACAGACTACCTTAAGCAGATGGGCCTCGAAGTGGTATCCACTCCGACCGGAGTGAAATATTTGCACAAGAAAGCTTCAGAATATGACGTCGGTATCTATTTTGAGGCCAATCGGCATGGGACAATACtattttcagaaaattttatatcaCTATTGGAGTCTAGAAATAATGAACTTGCCTCTACATCTTCAG GTTCTGAGCATCACAAGGCTGCACAAAGATTGTTGGCGGTCAGTCAACTGATCAATCAAGCTGTTGGAGATGCTCTCAGTGGGCTGCTTTTAGTAGAGGCTATTTTGCAATCCATGGGATGGTCCTTCAAGAAGTGGAGTGAGCTTTACCATGATCTGCCTAGTAGACAGCTGAAG GTGAAAGTTGCAGATCGGAGTGCTATTATTACAGCAAATGCAGAGACCCAAGTTGTGAAGCCTTCTGGCTTGCAGGAGGCAATAGACATGGAGACCG CCAAGTATACTCGTGGGCGGTGCTTTGTTCGGCCCTCTGGCACAGAGGACGTAGTACGTGTGTATGCGGAGGGAACAACACAGGAAGCAGCTGATAGCCTTGCCAAATCTGTGGCAGAGCATGTCACTCGCCTTCTTGG
- the LOC109727646 gene encoding dnaJ homolog subfamily B member 4-like — translation MGVDYYNILKVNRNATDEALKKSYRRLAMQWHPDKNPSDKSTAEAKFKQITEAYEVLSDPQKRAIYDQYGEEGLKGMPPPDSTGSSNHGFNPRNAEDVFAEFFASTSKPYGFENMGRAKSMRFQTEGAGTFGGFGGSESRYHSSAEGGSGASGVGGTSQSRKPPPVETKLPCSLEELYTGSTRKMKISRNVLRPNGRLASESEILTIDVKPGWKKGTKITFPDKGNEAVGQLPADLVFVIDEKPHDVYTREGNNLLVHQKIPLVDALAGTTVNLKTLDGRDLVIKVTDVISPGYELVVANEGMPIVKEKGKMGNLRIKFDVTFPSRLTSEQRATIRRALGG, via the exons ATGGGAGTGGATTACTACAACATCTTGAAGGTGAATCGCAACGCCACCGATGAGGCTCTCAAGAAGTCGTATCGGAGATTGGCGATGCAATGGCACCCGGATAAGAACCCTAGCGACAAGAGCACGGCCGAGGCCAAGTTTAAGCAGATCACTGAGGCCTACGAG GTATTAAGTGATCCTCAAAAGAGGGCAATATATGACCAGTATGGAGAAGAGGGCTTGAAGGGAATGCCCCCTCCCGATTCGACTGGATCAAGTAATCACGGATTTAACCCTCGTAATGCGGAGGACGTCTTTGCAGAGTTCTTCGCGAGCACCAGCAAACCCTACGGGTTTGAGAACATGGGGCGCGCAAAGTCTATGAGGTTCCAAACGGAAGGGGCCGGGACGTTTGGCGGGTTTGGTGGGTCCGAGAGCAGATACCACTCTTCTGCCGAAGGTGGAAGTGGTGCCAGCGGTGTAGGCGGTACGAGCCAGTCTCGAAAACCACCGCCAGTGGAAACCAAGTTGCCGTGTAGCCTTGAGGAGCTTTATACTGGATCTACAAGGAAGATGAAGATCTCTAGAAATGTTTTGAGACCTAATGG GCGATTGGCATCGGAATCGGAGATCTTGACGATCGACGTGAAGCCCGGGTGGAAGAAGGGCACGAAGATAACCTTCCCAGATAAGGGCAACGAGGCGGTGGGCCAGCTCCCGGCTGATCTCGTCTTTGTCATCGACGAGAAACCCCACGATGTGTACACCAGGGAAGGCAACAACCTCTTGGTCCACCAAAAGATCCCCCTCGTGGACGCGCTCGCGGGgaccaccgtcaacctcaagaCCCTCGACGGCCGTGATCTAGTGATCAAGGTGACCGACGTGATAAGTCCCGGCTACGAGCTCGTGGTCGCGAACGAAGGGATGCCGATCGTGAAGGAGAAAGGGAAGATGGGTAATTTGAGGATTAAGTTCGACGTGACCTTCCCATCGAGGTTGACTTCGGAGCAGAGGGCGACCATACGACGCGCGCTGGGAGGTTAA
- the LOC109727214 gene encoding phosphoacetylglucosamine mutase isoform X1, whose protein sequence is MADEKQRSLRLLSASPFPLPHGLRFSYGTAGFRSDGAILSSTVFRAGIVAALRALKRGSAIGVMITASHNPVADNGVKIADPDGGMMTQTWEPFADALANAPDPQTLLQLVLEFAKDENIPLGGAQSAEILLGRDTRPSGEFLLEAAKQGITAIIGAATIDMGIVTTPQLHWMVRSRNNGLKASESDYFAQLADSFRCLMDLVPNEVEKKGVDTKLIVDGANGVGGAKLEVLKEMLMGVEIHTRNSGKDGEGILNEKCGADYVQKEKVVPCGFGSDDVGVRCTSLDGDADRLVYFHVLSASNDRIDLVDGDKILSLFAIFIKEQLKILNDEKDDGLKKELPARLGIVQTAYANGASTDYLKQMGLEVVSTPTGVKYLHKKASEYDVGIYFEANRHGTILFSENFISLLESRNNELASTSSGSEHHKAAQRLLAVSQLINQAVGDALSGLLLVEAILQSMGWSFKKWSELYHDLPSRQLKVKVADRSAIITANAETQVVKPSGLQEAIDMETAKYTRGRCFVRPSGTEDVVRVYAEGTTQEAADSLAKSVAEHVTRLLGGWEQAHRKKERSTSKILTSTRKTLCGSMNKMEMLLI, encoded by the exons ATGGCCGACGAGAAGCAGCGCTCTCTCCGCCTCCTCTCCGCCTCCCCTTTCCCTCTCCCCCAcg GGTTGCGATTCTCGTATGGGACCGCGGGGTTCCGATCGGATGGAGCGATCCTATCGTCGACGGTGTTCCGAGCTGGGATCGTGGCGGCGCTGAGGGCGCTGAAGAGGGGATCGGCGATCGGGGTGATGATCACTGCCTCCCACAACCCCGTCGCCGACAACGGCGTCAAGATCGCCGACCCCGACGGCGGCATGATGACCCAGACCTGGGAGCCCTTCGCCGACGCCCTCGCCAACGCCCCCGACCCTCAAACCCTCCTCCAG TTGGTTCTTGAGTTCGCAAAGGATGAGAACATCCCACTGGGGGGAGCACAGTCTGCGGAGATATTATTGGGAAGAGACACGAGACCATCTGGAGAATTTCTCCTCGAAGCAGCAAAACAA GGAATCACTGCCATAATTGGTGCTGCCACAATTGATATGGGAATTGTGACGACCCCGCAACTTCATTGGATGGTTAGGAGCAGGAATAATGGCTTGAAGGCATCTGAATCTGATTATTTTGCACAACTTGCAGATTCCTTTAG GTGCTTGATGGATCTTGTCCCAAATGAAGTAGAGAAAAAAGGGGTTGATACGAAACTTATTGTAGATGGAGCAAATGGCGTCGGTGGTGCAAAGCTTGAGGTTCTGAAGGAAATGCTCATGGGAGTAGAGATTCACACGAGAAATTCAGGCAAGGACGGAGAAGGAATACTAAATGAGAAGTGCGGTGCTGATTATGTGCAGAAGGAGAAAGTTGTTCCATGTGGGTTTGGTTCTGACGATGTAGGAGTAAG GTGCACGAGTTTGGACGGTGATGCTGATAGACTTGTGTATTTCCATGTCTTATCAGCAAGTAACGATAGGATTGATCTTGTTGATGGAGACAAGATATTATCCCTCTTCGCAATATTTATCAAAGAGCAACTAAAGATTCTTAATGATGAGAAGGATGATGGACTTAAGAAAGAATTGCCTGCAAGGCTTGGCATTGTTCAGACAGCGTATGCAAATGGAGCATCAACAGACTACCTTAAGCAGATGGGCCTCGAAGTGGTATCCACTCCGACCGGAGTGAAATATTTGCACAAGAAAGCTTCAGAATATGACGTCGGTATCTATTTTGAGGCCAATCGGCATGGGACAATACtattttcagaaaattttatatcaCTATTGGAGTCTAGAAATAATGAACTTGCCTCTACATCTTCAG GTTCTGAGCATCACAAGGCTGCACAAAGATTGTTGGCGGTCAGTCAACTGATCAATCAAGCTGTTGGAGATGCTCTCAGTGGGCTGCTTTTAGTAGAGGCTATTTTGCAATCCATGGGATGGTCCTTCAAGAAGTGGAGTGAGCTTTACCATGATCTGCCTAGTAGACAGCTGAAG GTGAAAGTTGCAGATCGGAGTGCTATTATTACAGCAAATGCAGAGACCCAAGTTGTGAAGCCTTCTGGCTTGCAGGAGGCAATAGACATGGAGACCG CCAAGTATACTCGTGGGCGGTGCTTTGTTCGGCCCTCTGGCACAGAGGACGTAGTACGTGTGTATGCGGAGGGAACAACACAGGAAGCAGCTGATAGCCTTGCCAAATCTGTGGCAGAGCATGTCACTCGCCTTCTTGG
- the LOC109727729 gene encoding choline-phosphate cytidylyltransferase 2-like, which yields MTRMTPLRRRTVSGDAEPPPPEAVADAEGAEAEAPATPTTWYEPLSPTAPATHADADAEGSPSRPLRVYADGIYDLFHFGHARALEQAKKLFPNTYLLVGCCSDEITHRYKGKTVMTEAERYESLRHCKWVDEVIPDAPWVITPEFIDKHNIDYVAHDALPYADASGAGNDVYEFVKAIGKFKETKRTDGISTSDIIMRIVKDYNEYVMRNLTRGYSRKDLGVSYVKEKQLRVNMGISKLREKVKEHQEKFHMAAKTAGMNPVEWMENADRLVAGFLEKFEEGCHIMETAIKDRIQEGLKRQQSKSRTNLLDEPEAS from the exons ATGACGCGGATGACCCCTCTGCGGCGGCGTACGGTCTCCGGCGACGcagagccgccgccgccggaggcgGTGGCGGATGCGGAGGGGGCGGAGGCGGAAGCCCCCGCCACGCCGACGACGTGGTACGAGCCCCTCTCGCCTACGGCGCCGGCGACGCACGCCGACGCTGACGCCGAGGGCTCGCCCTCGAGGCCCCTTAGGGTCTACGCCGATGGGATCTACGACCTCTTCCACTTCGGCCACGCCCGAGCCCTAGAGCAGGCGAAGAAGCT ATTCCCCAACACATATTTGTTAGTTGGGTGCTGCAGTGATGAAATTACCCATAGATACAAAGGAAAAACAGTTATGACTGAGGCCGAGCGTTACGAGTCTCTTCGTCACTGCAA GTGGGTTGATGAGGTTATACCTGACGCTCCATGGGTCATCACTCCAGAGTTCATTGACAAGCACAACATAGATTATGTGGCTCATGATGCCCTCCC ATATGCAGATGCAAGTGGAGCAGGGAACGATGTCTACGAATTT GTTAAAGCCATTGGAAAGTTTAAAGAGACAAAGCGTACCGATGGCATTTCTACATCTGATATAATCATGAGGATTGTTAAAGATTACAATGAGTATGTCATGCGCAATTTAACCCGTGGATACAGTAGAAAGGACCTTGGCGTGAGCTATGTGAAG GAAAAGCAATTGAGAGTGAACATGGGGATATCTAAACTGCGTGAAAAGGTGAAGGAACATCAGGAGAAG TTTCATATGGCGGCCAAGACTGCTGGGATGAATCCCGTTGAGTGGATGGAGAACGCTGATAGATTGGTTGCAGGTTTTCTTGAGAAATTCGAGGAAGGATGCCACATAATG GAAACTGCGATTAAGGATCGGATTCAGGAGGGACTAAAGAGACAACAGAGCAAATCGAGGACCAATCTCCTTGATGAACCGGAAGCTTCATGA
- the LOC109727216 gene encoding secretory carrier-associated membrane protein 4-like, giving the protein MPRDPNSLEEDNVNPFADPKKKQKDLVAWEENLKRREREIKQREEALTRAGVTIEEKNWPPVFPIIHHDISKEIPIHAQKLQYLAFASWLGIVLCLAWNVVAVTICWIRGGGVKIFFLAIIYALLGCPLSYVLWYRPLYRAMRTDSALKFGWFFLFYMIHICFCILAAIAPPIVFHGKSLTGILAAIDTFSDHVLVGIFYLIGFAFFCLETLISLWVLQKVYMYFRGQK; this is encoded by the exons ATGCCTCGCGATCCCAATTCTCTCGAGGAGGACAACGTGAACCCCTTCGCG GATccaaagaagaagcagaaggaTCTTGTAGCCTGGGAAGAGAATTTAAAGAGAAGGGAAAGG GAAATAAAACAAAGGGAGGAAGCATTAACTAGAG CTGGCGTCACCATTGAAGAGAAAAATTGGCCCCCGGTTTTTCCTATTATTCATCATGACATATCTAAGGAAATACCAATACATGCGCAGAAATTGCAGTATCTGGCATTTGCAAGTTGGCTAG GAATTGTTCTTTGCCTTGCATGGAATGTTGTTGCTGTGACTATTTGCTGGATTAGAGGAGGAG GTGTTAAGATTTTCTTCCTTGCAATTATCTATGCTTTGCTTGGATGTCCACTCTCATATGTTCTTTGGTATAGGCCTTTGTATCGAGCCATGCG AACTGATAGCGCTCTGAAGTTTGGTTGGTTTTTCCTTTTCTACATG ATTCACATATGCTTCTGCATCCTTGCTGCAATTGCTCCACCAATTGTATTTCACGGGAAGTCCCTTAC GGGAATCCTCGCAGCGATTGACACGTTCTCCGACCATGTGTTGGTGGGG ATTTTCTACCTGATAGGGTTTGCATTCTTCTGCCTCGAAACACTCATCAGCTTGTGGGTACTCCAG AAAGTGTACATGTACTTCAGAGGGCAAAAGTGA
- the LOC109727012 gene encoding uncharacterized protein LOC109727012 isoform X1 — MQSGAKKKPRSSATTTSSGAGASAGDAAVGVRHAWAELPDALLVSILGLLLSHRDLLSFSSVCRSWRVLATTAAPLRHLPPLLLRPSHLTPLLRRHRNPNPTFNLLDPSSPHSVARSSPLSPQTLSLPFLGLSHGRLILLLSVTGAELRTPPLPPPNTNLHFGLLTAPLAAPESSLLLLGYDSFLFQWRPGSPEWLRTPFRVAPTITHIVPFEGRVLAMDDAERLFVIHLAGDADSCVTELEVSWVGQKIAPFSLCRYLIVCGSELLLVRFVPSKMMLHLGIEALRLDRLEPWRWVKMESLGDRALFIGENYRTLGFSCDSPKKWGGESNSIYYAGSGNQPWSVLRLGDAAIDLSDPELTLIKDGSPLSRTPKWFYPSLYGGGQGHGALRASEPTA; from the exons ATGCAAAGCGGCGCCAAGAAGAAGCCCCgctcctccgccaccaccacctcctccggcgccggcgccagCGCAGGCGACGCTGCCGTCGGAGTCCGCCATGCATGGGCGGAGCTCCCCGACGCACTCCTCGTCTCCATCCTCGGCCTCCTCCTCTCCCACCGCgacctcctctccttctcctccgtgTGCCGCTCATGGCGCGTCctcgccaccaccgccgccccACTCCGCCACctcccccctctcctcctccgcccctccCACCTCacccctctcctccgccgccaccgtaaccctaaccctaccttCAACCTCCTCGACCCCTCCTCACCACACTCCGTCGCCCGCTCCTCCCCGCTCTCCCCCCAAAccctctccctccccttccTCGGCCTCTCCCATGGccgcctcatcctcctcctctccgtcaCCGGCGCCGAGCTCCGGACCCCGCCCCTCCCTCCTCCCAACACTAACCTCCACTTCGGTCTCCTCACCGCCCCACTCGCCGCCCCCGAGTCCTCCCTCCTCCTTCTCGGATACGACTCCTTCCTGTTCCAATGGCGCCCCGGGTCCCCCGAATGGCTCCGGACCCCTTTCCGCGTCGCCCCGACCATCACCCACATCGTCCCCTTCGAGGGCCGGGTTCTCGCCATGGACGACGCTGAGCGGCTTTTCGTCATACACCTGGCGGGCGATGCCGATTCCTGTGTAACGGAGCTGGAGGTGAGCTGGGTGGGGCAAAAGATTGCGCCTTTCTCGCTATGTCGCTACTTGATCGTGTGCGGCAGTGAGCTCCTGCTGGTTCGGTTCGTTCCGTCGAAAATGATGCTGCATTTGGGGATCGAAGCCCTCAGGTTGGATCGGTTGGAGCCGTGGAGATGGGTGAAAATGGAGAGCTTAGGCGATCGGGCGCTCTTTATTGGTGAAAATTATAGAACCCTAGGATTTTCATGTGATTCTCCAAAGAAATGGGGAGGAGAGAGCAATTCCATCTACTATGCTGGTTCAGGGAATCAGCCTTGGAGTGTGCTTCGATTGGGCGACGCCGCGATCGATCTGAGTGACCCGGAATTGACGCTAATTAAGGATGGTTCTCCACTTTCGCGGACGCCAAAGTGGTTTTACCCAA GTTTGTACGGAGGAGGCCAAGGTCATGGCGCGTTGCGTGCTAGCGAGCCGACGGCTTAG
- the LOC109727012 gene encoding uncharacterized protein LOC109727012 isoform X2, whose amino-acid sequence MQSGAKKKPRSSATTTSSGAGASAGDAAVGVRHAWAELPDALLVSILGLLLSHRDLLSFSSVCRSWRVLATTAAPLRHLPPLLLRPSHLTPLLRRHRNPNPTFNLLDPSSPHSVARSSPLSPQTLSLPFLGLSHGRLILLLSVTGAELRTPPLPPPNTNLHFGLLTAPLAAPESSLLLLGYDSFLFQWRPGSPEWLRTPFRVAPTITHIVPFEGRVLAMDDAERLFVIHLAGDADSCVTELEVSWVGQKIAPFSLCRYLIVCGSELLLVRFVPSKMMLHLGIEALRLDRLEPWRWVKMESLGDRALFIGENYRTLGFSCDSPKKWGGESNSIYYAGSGNQPWSVLRLGDAAIDLSDPELTLIKDGSPLSRTPKWFYPMDM is encoded by the exons ATGCAAAGCGGCGCCAAGAAGAAGCCCCgctcctccgccaccaccacctcctccggcgccggcgccagCGCAGGCGACGCTGCCGTCGGAGTCCGCCATGCATGGGCGGAGCTCCCCGACGCACTCCTCGTCTCCATCCTCGGCCTCCTCCTCTCCCACCGCgacctcctctccttctcctccgtgTGCCGCTCATGGCGCGTCctcgccaccaccgccgccccACTCCGCCACctcccccctctcctcctccgcccctccCACCTCacccctctcctccgccgccaccgtaaccctaaccctaccttCAACCTCCTCGACCCCTCCTCACCACACTCCGTCGCCCGCTCCTCCCCGCTCTCCCCCCAAAccctctccctccccttccTCGGCCTCTCCCATGGccgcctcatcctcctcctctccgtcaCCGGCGCCGAGCTCCGGACCCCGCCCCTCCCTCCTCCCAACACTAACCTCCACTTCGGTCTCCTCACCGCCCCACTCGCCGCCCCCGAGTCCTCCCTCCTCCTTCTCGGATACGACTCCTTCCTGTTCCAATGGCGCCCCGGGTCCCCCGAATGGCTCCGGACCCCTTTCCGCGTCGCCCCGACCATCACCCACATCGTCCCCTTCGAGGGCCGGGTTCTCGCCATGGACGACGCTGAGCGGCTTTTCGTCATACACCTGGCGGGCGATGCCGATTCCTGTGTAACGGAGCTGGAGGTGAGCTGGGTGGGGCAAAAGATTGCGCCTTTCTCGCTATGTCGCTACTTGATCGTGTGCGGCAGTGAGCTCCTGCTGGTTCGGTTCGTTCCGTCGAAAATGATGCTGCATTTGGGGATCGAAGCCCTCAGGTTGGATCGGTTGGAGCCGTGGAGATGGGTGAAAATGGAGAGCTTAGGCGATCGGGCGCTCTTTATTGGTGAAAATTATAGAACCCTAGGATTTTCATGTGATTCTCCAAAGAAATGGGGAGGAGAGAGCAATTCCATCTACTATGCTGGTTCAGGGAATCAGCCTTGGAGTGTGCTTCGATTGGGCGACGCCGCGATCGATCTGAGTGACCCGGAATTGACGCTAATTAAGGATGGTTCTCCACTTTCGCGGACGCCAAAGTGGTTTTACCCAA TGGATATGTAG